In Sulfitobacter albidus, the following proteins share a genomic window:
- the cobD gene encoding threonine-phosphate decarboxylase CobD produces MHAQHRDHGGGIDAAAQTYGGDRADWIDLSTGINPLPYDLPELSAQDWAALPDTGAQDALAAAARRFWAVPQTADLLATSGASAPIAMIPHLRPPGTVAIPAPTYNEHAAAFRAAGWHIHDTPTVGAQAQVAVHPNNPDGKLTGASDLTAPLRIIDESFCDVRPDASLIAHSAQPGTLILKSFGKFWGLAGLRLGFVIGDPELVAQLRERLGPWPVAGPALRIGAAALNDPDWAARTRARLHADAARLDALMQTAGALSLGGTTLFRLYEVHDAAAWQDRLARHHIWSRVFPYNPRWLRLGLPPASGWGRLARALT; encoded by the coding sequence ATGCACGCGCAGCATCGCGATCACGGTGGCGGTATCGATGCCGCCGCGCAAACCTACGGTGGCGATCGTGCCGACTGGATAGATTTATCAACTGGAATCAATCCGCTACCCTACGATCTGCCAGAGTTGAGCGCGCAGGATTGGGCCGCCCTGCCCGATACGGGCGCGCAGGACGCGCTTGCTGCGGCTGCACGGCGTTTCTGGGCCGTACCGCAGACGGCGGACCTGCTTGCCACGTCCGGCGCCTCTGCACCGATCGCGATGATTCCCCACCTGCGTCCCCCCGGCACCGTCGCGATCCCGGCTCCGACCTACAACGAACACGCCGCCGCCTTTCGCGCTGCGGGCTGGCACATTCACGACACGCCCACCGTCGGCGCACAGGCACAGGTCGCCGTGCATCCGAACAACCCAGACGGGAAGCTGACAGGAGCAAGCGATCTCACCGCCCCGCTGCGCATCATCGACGAAAGCTTTTGCGACGTCCGGCCTGACGCTTCGCTGATCGCGCACAGCGCGCAGCCCGGCACGCTAATCCTCAAGAGTTTTGGCAAGTTCTGGGGCCTCGCCGGTCTGCGGCTCGGCTTCGTCATCGGGGATCCGGAGCTGGTGGCACAGCTGCGCGAGCGGCTCGGCCCCTGGCCCGTGGCAGGCCCCGCGCTGCGCATCGGTGCGGCAGCGCTCAACGATCCCGACTGGGCCGCGCGCACCCGCGCCCGCCTGCACGCCGACGCCGCCCGCCTCGACGCGCTGATGCAAACCGCGGGCGCCCTATCGCTGGGCGGCACGACATTGTTTCGCCTCTACGAGGTGCACGACGCCGCCGCCTGGCAGGACCGTCTCGCCCGGCATCACATCTGGAGCCGCGTGTTCCCCTACAATCCCCGCTGGCTCCGCCTTGGCCTGCCGCCCGCCTCCGGCTGGGGCCGTCTGGCCCGCGCGCTGACATGA